In Bacteroidales bacterium, the following proteins share a genomic window:
- a CDS encoding acetate--CoA ligase family protein produces the protein MINEKLFNPESIVIIGGSNDINKPGGKILKNIIDGNYKGKLYVTNLKESEVQGITAYQNAADLPQVDLAVIAIAAKFIPEAIEVLARQKGTKAFIILSAGFSEESKDGALLEKKVVDVINSVNGCLIGPNCTGILTPAHHSIFTYPIPKLDAKGCDFISGSGATACFIMEAGIPNGLTFANVFSVGNSAQLGVEEILEYLDNTFDPETSSKVKLLYIENIKNPKKLLQHASSLINKGCRIAAIKAGSSDAGSRAASSHTGALASSDVAVDAPLSKAGIVRCHGREELISVASVFMHPELKGKRIAIITHAGGPAVMCTDALSNSGLEIPHIESPESEELLAKLFPGSSVANPIDFLATGTAEQLGIIIDYVDQKFDEIDAMVVIFGTPGLFRIFDVYNILHAKMKTAKKPIYPVLPSTLTASEEVNDFIAKGRINFPEEVALAKALAKVYHAGKPYDIEPSLPKTDTAKIRSVIDNANNGYISPAEIQSLMDAAGIPRAGEAVVTTKESAMVEAQKLGFPVVMKVVGPVHKSDVGGVVLNVKNVEAVEKEFERMKKIKDTTAILIQPMLSGTELFVGAKYEPKFGHMILFGLGGIFIEVLKDVSAGLSPVGKEEAKKMITSLKSYKIIEGVRGQRGINQDMLVDIILRLSALLEVAPEIQELDFNPLLGNAEKVVAVDARIRIEK, from the coding sequence TATAGTAATTATTGGCGGTTCTAATGACATTAACAAACCTGGGGGTAAAATACTAAAAAACATTATTGACGGAAATTACAAAGGAAAGCTATATGTTACTAACCTCAAAGAATCTGAAGTGCAGGGTATCACTGCATACCAGAACGCTGCCGACCTGCCGCAGGTTGACCTGGCTGTGATAGCCATTGCTGCAAAGTTCATTCCTGAAGCTATTGAAGTACTTGCAAGGCAGAAAGGGACCAAAGCATTTATTATTCTCTCTGCCGGCTTCAGCGAAGAAAGCAAAGATGGCGCACTGCTTGAGAAAAAAGTGGTAGATGTCATCAACAGTGTCAATGGCTGTCTTATCGGCCCCAACTGCACCGGCATTCTGACTCCGGCACACCACAGCATCTTTACCTATCCCATTCCGAAACTGGATGCTAAAGGCTGTGATTTCATTTCGGGCTCTGGAGCTACTGCCTGCTTTATAATGGAAGCCGGAATCCCAAACGGACTGACATTCGCGAATGTGTTTTCTGTAGGTAACAGTGCTCAGCTTGGAGTTGAAGAAATTCTCGAATACCTTGATAATACTTTTGACCCCGAAACAAGTTCAAAAGTAAAATTGCTTTACATAGAAAACATCAAGAATCCGAAGAAACTTTTACAACATGCTTCTTCGCTGATAAACAAAGGTTGTCGTATTGCTGCTATTAAGGCTGGTTCTTCCGATGCCGGCAGCCGTGCAGCTTCGTCGCATACCGGAGCGCTGGCCAGCTCTGACGTGGCCGTGGATGCACCTTTAAGCAAAGCAGGAATTGTCAGGTGCCATGGCAGAGAAGAACTGATAAGCGTGGCATCAGTTTTCATGCATCCCGAACTAAAAGGTAAACGCATTGCCATTATCACCCACGCAGGCGGCCCGGCAGTGATGTGCACCGATGCATTGTCAAACAGCGGGCTGGAAATTCCTCATATTGAATCGCCGGAAAGTGAAGAACTGCTGGCCAAACTGTTTCCCGGCTCTTCGGTGGCCAACCCCATTGACTTTCTGGCTACCGGCACAGCAGAACAGTTGGGAATCATTATTGATTATGTTGACCAGAAATTTGATGAAATAGATGCTATGGTGGTTATTTTCGGCACACCCGGCTTGTTTCGGATTTTTGATGTGTACAATATACTCCATGCAAAAATGAAGACGGCTAAGAAACCGATCTATCCGGTACTGCCTTCTACACTGACGGCAAGTGAAGAGGTCAATGACTTCATTGCAAAAGGGCGAATCAATTTTCCCGAAGAAGTGGCGCTTGCAAAAGCGCTTGCAAAAGTATATCACGCAGGCAAACCTTATGATATCGAACCCTCTTTACCAAAGACCGATACAGCGAAGATCCGTTCAGTTATTGATAACGCAAATAACGGCTATATATCACCGGCTGAGATTCAGTCATTGATGGATGCTGCAGGAATTCCGCGTGCCGGAGAAGCTGTGGTAACAACCAAAGAATCTGCTATGGTCGAAGCACAGAAGTTAGGATTTCCCGTGGTGATGAAAGTGGTTGGTCCGGTTCATAAATCAGATGTGGGTGGTGTGGTGCTTAACGTAAAAAATGTTGAAGCCGTTGAGAAAGAATTTGAACGCATGAAAAAAATCAAAGACACCACAGCTATACTGATACAGCCTATGCTCAGCGGCACGGAACTTTTTGTCGGCGCCAAATACGAGCCGAAATTCGGGCATATGATCTTGTTCGGACTGGGCGGCATATTCATCGAAGTGCTCAAGGATGTTTCGGCGGGCTTGTCTCCTGTAGGGAAAGAAGAAGCAAAGAAGATGATTACAAGCTTGAAAAGCTATAAAATCATTGAAGGCGTGCGCGGACAAAGAGGCATCAACCAGGATATGCTGGTAGATATTATTTTGCGCTTATCAGCCTTGCTGGAGGTAGCTCCCGAAATACAGGAATTAGACTTCAACCCCTTGCTCGGCAATGCCGAAAAAGTAGTTGCTGTTGATGCAAGGATAAGAATTGAAAAGTGA